The stretch of DNA CACCGGGTTGCCCTGGCGGTCGGTCAGTTCTATCTGGCCCGAGGAGTCGAGCACGGGCTTGCCGTTCTGCCCGACCGCCACGGTGATCCCGGCCACGCCGGGCACGGCCGTGCCGTTCTGGTCCAGGAAGACCGGCTGGCCCTGGGCGTCGGTGCGCACGGTGCCGTCGCGGCGCAGCGCCACGTGCAGGGTCTGCATCCCGGCCACCCCGAGGGCGCCGCTCTTGACCCCGGTGGTCAACACGCTCTTGGCCGGCAGGTCGCCGGCCCGGGCGTCCACCTTCAACTGCCCCGTGCCGAGCCGCTCCAGGGCGATGACGGCGGGCTCCTTGAGGGCGGCCCGCAGCTCGTGCTCCAGCCGGTCGGCCAGCCCGTCCAGCAGCGCGCCGACGTGCAGCTTGGCCACCTCGGTCTCGGCCGCCTCGCCCACGTCGGCGACCACGCCGGTGACGGCCTTGGCCACGCTGCCGAGCACCCCGCCGCCGAGCGCCTGCTTGGCCTTGTCACCCAGCGAGTCGGTGGCCTTGAGCTGGTCGGCCAGCGAGTGCAGCGCGGCGACGATGCCGGCCTTGCACTCGTCCACCGCCACGGCGGCGTCGTCGAAGGCCTTGGCCAGCAGCTCGGCCGCCGCCCGGGCGTCGTCCAGGTGGCCCCGGCCGCCGTCGGCGAAGGCCCGCCAGTGGTCGGCGAAGGCGTCCACCGAGCTGCCGGAGTTCTCGGAGGTGACGCGCTGGGCCGAATCCTGGCCGCGGCGGCCGAGCCGCTCGGCCTCGGCGCCGAAGTCGCGCCAGAGGGCGGCGGCCCGGCGCAGCCCGTCCTCGTCCGCCTCGGGCCACTTGTGGCTGGTCTTCGCCATCACCGGGACGAGGTCCTCGGGCAAACTCCGGGACACGTGAGTCCCCCTTCGGGTTCGACGGTTGGTACGAGGGGCGGCGCCGCGCTCCGGCGGCCACGCCGAACGCGGGCCTCGGGCATCAGCCGAGACGCGCCAGGCGCGGGGGCAGTTGCAGCGCGCCGCCCCGGTGGTCGGGGTGGGGCGGGGTCAGCGGGTCAGGCCCGCGGTGATCTCGTCCTCGGTGCCGCTGGTGCTGTCGGCCATCGCATGCAGGCCGGAACCGACCACGCGGAGCTGGTCCGCCAGTCCGTTCAACCCGGCCACCAGCTGGGGCTGCGCCTCCTGCCAGGCCGCGCCGAAGCCGTGGCCCGGGGCGTCCGTGCCCCAGGGCGTGCCGAGGTCCGCGAAGCCCTGCTCCAGGGTCATCGCGGCCCGGTTGAAATCGTTCGAGATGGACTCGAACTCCTTGCCCTCACCGTGCAGTTCCCAGGGCTTGAGGAGGAATCCGCCGCCCCCGCCCACCGCGTTCGCCGCCATCCGTGCACTCCCCCGTCATCGTCCGTCCGGCGGCGCCATCCTAGGCCCCGCCCCCGGGGGCGCCGCAGGGGTGGCGCCTCTTTCTCACGGCAGCTTCACGACCTGCCCCGACGGGCACCGCCCGACCGCCACCCACAGGCCATACCCTTACCGGGTGGCAGCAGAGACCCCGAAGCCCCTGAAGAAGTCCAACAGCGGCAAGAACAGCAAGAGCACCACCGGCGCCAAGGGCACCAAGGCTCCCAAGAAGCAGAAGAACCCGGTCGACCTGGGCATGCCGGCCCCGCTCCCCGAGGTCGGGCTCGACTTCGCCCGGGCCTGGGTGGAGTTCGCCGACCCGGCCGACGAGGAGCAGGTCTTCCGCTGCGACCTGACCTGGCTGACCTCGCGCTGGGGCTGCATCTTCGGCAAGGGCTGCCACGGGATCCGGCCCGGGCGCGGCGAGTCGGACGGGTGCTGCACGCTCGGCGCGCACTACTCGGACGAGGAGGACGAGCAGCGGGTGGCCTCCCACGCGGCCCGCCTCACCCCGGCCGACTGGGAGCTCTTCGAGCACGGCACCGACGCCAAGGGCCGGATCAAGCTCGACGGCGGCATCACCATGTTCGACGAGGACGGCGACCGCCAGACCCGCCGGGTCGACGGCGCCTGCCTCTTCCTCAACCGCCCCGGCTTCGCCGGCGGCGCCGGCTGCGCCCTGCACTCGCTCGCCCTGCGCGAGGGCAAGGAGCCCCTGGAGACCAAGCCCGACGTCTGCTGGCAGCTCCCGGTCCGCCGCACCTACGACTGGATCGACCGCCCCGACGACACCCGCTACCTCCAGGTCACCATCGGCGAGTACGACCGCCGAGGCTGGGGCCCCGGCGGCCACGACCTCCACTGGTGGTGCACCAGCTCCCCCGAGGCCCACAACGGCCCCGACCCGGTCTACGTCTCCTACCGCCCCGAGCTCACCGAACTCATGGGCCCCGAGGGCTACGCCGTCCTCGCCGACCTCTGCGCCCAGCGCATGGCCTCGGGCAGCGACCGCACCCACGCCCCCCACCCGGCCGACGGCTTCGACGCCTGACCCGGCCGGCGGGGGGCCGGCCCGGGGCCTACTTGTCGATGTCGCCGACCACGAAGAACATCGAGCCGAGGATGGCGACCATGTCGGCGACCAGGGTGCCGGGGAGCAGCTCGGTCAGGGCCTGGATGTTGTTGTAGGAGGCCGAGCGGAGCTTGAGGCGCCAGGGGGTCTTCTCGCCGCGGGAGACGAGGTAGTAGCCGTTGATGCCGAGGGGGTTCTCGGTCCAGGCGTAGGTGGCGCCCTCGGGGGCCTTGAGCACCTTGGGGAGGCGGAGGTTGACCGGGCCGGGGGCGAGGGTGGCGAGCTTGTCGAGGCAGGCGTCGGCCAGGTCGAGGGAGTTGGCGGTCTGCTCGATCAGGCACTCGAAGCGGGCCAGGCAGTCGCCCTCCTCGCGGGTGACCACGGTGAGCACCTCGCGCAGCTCCGGCGAGCCGTACGCGAGGTAGGGCTCGTCCCGCCGCAGGTCGAAGTCGACCCCGCTGGCGCGGGCGATCGGGCCGCTGACCCCGTACGCGTGCACGTGCGCGGCGGAGAGCACGCCGACCCCGGCGGTGCGGCCGCGGAAGATCTCGTTGCCGAGCACCAGGTCCTCGAAGACCGGCAGCTGGGCGCGGACGGTGGCCACGGCGGCCCGGACGCGGGCCAGCCAGCCGGCCGGGACGTCCTCCTTGAGGCCGCCGACCCGGTTGAACATGTAGTGCATCCGGCCGCCGGAGGCCTCCTCCAGCACGTGCTGGAGCTCCTCGCGGCCGTTGAAGGCGTGGAAGACCGGGGTGATCCCGCCGAGCTCCAGCGGGTAGGAGCCGAGGAACATCAGGTGGTTGAGCACCCGGTTGAGCTCGGCCAGCATGGTGCGGATCCAGACCGCCCGCTCGGGCACCTCCATGCCGAGCATCCGCTCGACCGAGAGCACCACGCCCAGCTCGTTGGCGAAGGCGGAGAGCCAGTCGTGCCGGTTGGCCAGCATGATGATCTGCCGGTAGTCCCGGGCCTCGAAGAGCTTCTCGGCGCCCCGGTGCATGTACCCGATCACGGGCTCGGCCGCGAGGATCCGCTCGCCGTCCAGCACCAGCTTGAGCCGCAGCACACCGTGGGTGGACGGGTGCTGCGGGCCGATGTTGAGCACCATGTCGGTGGTGCCCAGCTCGCCCGTCACGTTGTCGGCCCCGGCGCCGATGCCGACCGTGGTCTCCCTGATGAGGCTCATGAGGGGAGAGTCTGCCACCCATCGAGCCCCCGCAGGGCTTCCGGTACCGGCATTCGGACCGTCTGTGTCAACCACCGGAAGCCGCCGAGCCCGGCCGGATCGGTCAGCTCGGCCGACTCCCCCGCGCCGCCGAGCGCGCGCAGGTACGCCACCGGGTCGGTGGAGGCCAGCTCGAGCGGCGGGCGCCCGCCGTCCACGCCGAGCGCCCGCAGCGCCGCACGCTGCGTCGTCCACAGGCTGTGGAGACCGGGCGCCGCCGCCGAGTCCAGTGCCACGTGCGCCGTCACGTCGCAGGAGCCGTCCGGCACGGGCTCCACCTCGCGGCCCGCGCGGAAGCCGGCCAGGGTGCCGAAGAGCGGACGGTCGGCCCGGGTGTGCGCGTAGTCCACGGCCACGGCCAGGCCGCGCTCAAGCCCGGCCACAGCGCCGCGCCAGGCGGCGTCCCGGCTGCGGCCGAGCTCGACCCGGGCGCCGGGCTCCTCGGCGGGCCACCAGCGGGCGGCCCACTCGGCGTCCGCCCCGGCCACCGGCGCGGCCAGCCGCTCCTCCCCGGCGGGGGTCACCTCCACCAGCCGGAGCACCCCGTCCTCGTCCACCTCGGCGATGTCCAGCGGCACGTTGTCCAGCCACTCGTTGGCGAAGAGCAGCCCGGCGAAGCCGGTGGGCACCCGGTCCGTCCACTCCACCTCGGCCGGCACCCCGGCCGGCCGCTCGGCCACCTCGACAGCCACCGGCCGCAGCCGGCCGCCCAGGTCGCCCCGGTCGTCCAGGCCGCCGACCGCCGCCAGCACCCCGGTGAGCAGCTCGCCCCGCCCGGCCCCCACGTCGACCAGGGTGATCACCTCGGGTCGGCCGAGCTCCCGGTCCACCTCGCGCAGGAGGCGGGCGACCGCCCCGGCGTAGTGCGGGGAGGCGTGCACGGAGGTGCGGAAGTGGCCCACCGGGCCCTCCGGCCTGCGGTAGAAGCCGCTGTCGGGCGCGTACAGGGCCTGTTCCATCGCGGTCTGCCACCGCTGCCAGCTCATGCCCGGACGGTACCGCCCTCTCCACCTTGGGGAGTAGGCCGGATCGCCCTCGCGGCGGACCTGGAAGCCCCCCCGCGCTGCCTACGCTTGTACTGTGCATCGACTCAACGCCTGGCTCCGCCGTCACCCCATGGTGGTCGACTCCGCCTGGGCCTTGCTCGTGCTCTTCTTCGGGGCGCTCTCCGACATCGACCAGGGCGGCTCCTGGCAGCTCGGGGCCGGCCTGCTGGTCTCGCTCGCCGTGGCCGCCCTGATGGTGGTGCGCCGCAAGTACCCGAACCTGACCACCGCCGTCGGGGTGGCGCTCGGCCTCTCCCAGATCGCCTTCAACATCATCCCGGGCGCCTCCAGCATCGCCTACCTGGTCTTCGCGTACACCGCCGCCGCCTTCGGCGCCCCCTGGGCCTCCCGGATCGCGCTCGGCGTCGGGCTGACGGCCGGGCCGCTGACGGTCTGGCGGTTCTTCTACGTCGAGGAGGACCCGGCGGGCAGCAGCCCGCACGGACTGGCCCAGTCGGCCTTCCTCGCGGCCCTGCTCTCCACCCCCTTCGTGCTCTGCTGGGCCTGGGGCCGGCTGACCCGCGTCCGCCGGGCCTACCTGGTGGAGCTGGAGGACCGCGCGGCCCGGCTGGAGCGCGAGCGGGACGCCCAGGCCAAGGTGGCCGTGGCCGCCGAGCGGGCCCGGATCGCCCGCGAGCTGCACGACGTGGTCGCGCACAACGTCTCGGTGATGATCGTCCAGGCCGACGGCGCCGCGTACGTGATGGACAACTCGCCCCAGCAGGCCAAGGAAGCGCTGGGCACCATCGCCGCCACCGGGCGCCAGGCGCTGGTCGAGATGCGCCGCCTGCTGGGCGTGCTGCGCACCGCCGACACCGCCGACGAGTACGTGCCGCAGCCCGGCGTCGAGGAGCTGCCCGACCTGC from Kitasatospora sp. MMS16-BH015 encodes:
- a CDS encoding WXG100 family type VII secretion target, producing the protein MAANAVGGGGGFLLKPWELHGEGKEFESISNDFNRAAMTLEQGFADLGTPWGTDAPGHGFGAAWQEAQPQLVAGLNGLADQLRVVGSGLHAMADSTSGTEDEITAGLTR
- a CDS encoding NADH-quinone oxidoreductase subunit D encodes the protein MRETTVGIGAGADNVTGELGTTDMVLNIGPQHPSTHGVLRLKLVLDGERILAAEPVIGYMHRGAEKLFEARDYRQIIMLANRHDWLSAFANELGVVLSVERMLGMEVPERAVWIRTMLAELNRVLNHLMFLGSYPLELGGITPVFHAFNGREELQHVLEEASGGRMHYMFNRVGGLKEDVPAGWLARVRAAVATVRAQLPVFEDLVLGNEIFRGRTAGVGVLSAAHVHAYGVSGPIARASGVDFDLRRDEPYLAYGSPELREVLTVVTREEGDCLARFECLIEQTANSLDLADACLDKLATLAPGPVNLRLPKVLKAPEGATYAWTENPLGINGYYLVSRGEKTPWRLKLRSASYNNIQALTELLPGTLVADMVAILGSMFFVVGDIDK
- a CDS encoding SAM-dependent methyltransferase, with product MSWQRWQTAMEQALYAPDSGFYRRPEGPVGHFRTSVHASPHYAGAVARLLREVDRELGRPEVITLVDVGAGRGELLTGVLAAVGGLDDRGDLGGRLRPVAVEVAERPAGVPAEVEWTDRVPTGFAGLLFANEWLDNVPLDIAEVDEDGVLRLVEVTPAGEERLAAPVAGADAEWAARWWPAEEPGARVELGRSRDAAWRGAVAGLERGLAVAVDYAHTRADRPLFGTLAGFRAGREVEPVPDGSCDVTAHVALDSAAAPGLHSLWTTQRAALRALGVDGGRPPLELASTDPVAYLRALGGAGESAELTDPAGLGGFRWLTQTVRMPVPEALRGLDGWQTLPS
- a CDS encoding sensor histidine kinase; this translates as MHRLNAWLRRHPMVVDSAWALLVLFFGALSDIDQGGSWQLGAGLLVSLAVAALMVVRRKYPNLTTAVGVALGLSQIAFNIIPGASSIAYLVFAYTAAAFGAPWASRIALGVGLTAGPLTVWRFFYVEEDPAGSSPHGLAQSAFLAALLSTPFVLCWAWGRLTRVRRAYLVELEDRAARLERERDAQAKVAVAAERARIARELHDVVAHNVSVMIVQADGAAYVMDNSPQQAKEALGTIAATGRQALVEMRRLLGVLRTADTADEYVPQPGVEELPDLLEQVRTAGLPVSFSTTGEARDLPRGVELTVYRIVQEALTNVRKHGGPDVRANVAVDFRDRELEVLIEDDGRGSTAEQLAAGGTDGLGHGLIGMRERVGMVSGSLDVGQRPGGGFRIRAVMPLKSGK